In Zhaonella formicivorans, one DNA window encodes the following:
- a CDS encoding UDP-N-acetylmuramoyl-L-alanyl-D-glutamate--2,6-diaminopimelate ligase, translated as MRKLQELVQKLSGAVVKGNTERLVSGIFYDSRQVKPEGIFVCITGFRTDGHNFIRDALMRGASVIVAERDVEVPVGVTLIVVPDTRLALATLACAFYDYPAGKLNLIGVTGTNGKTSFTYLTRAIFRKKGAKVGLVGTIANLIDDRAIPSHHTTPEASDLQELFSLMAHEGVSHAVMEVSSHALELNRVAGTEFDVAVFTNLTQDHLDFHPDMHSYLEAKAKLFRSLGPGSKERSKYAVLNLDDPNSAYLAGQTQVSVVSYGLTAGAMYRARDIEIRMDGTAYTLDYPHGSFRLNLQLAGKFSVYNSLAACAVGLEEGLEPQLVQEALEEMEGVPGRFQLVNCGQDFAVVVDYAHTPDSLENVLKTARQVTAGRVITVFGCGGDRDRSKRPIMGEKAGELSDYCIITSDNPRSEEPRAIIADIEPGVIRAQGKYQVVVDRREAIAAAISLARPGDVIVIAGKGHESYQIIGDNVLPFDDVAVAREILTK; from the coding sequence TTGCGGAAACTGCAGGAACTGGTTCAGAAATTGTCCGGAGCGGTAGTTAAAGGTAATACTGAGCGTCTAGTCAGCGGTATTTTTTACGATTCCAGGCAGGTAAAACCGGAAGGAATTTTTGTTTGTATTACAGGTTTTAGGACTGATGGGCATAACTTTATCAGAGATGCGCTCATGCGTGGGGCAAGCGTAATAGTGGCGGAAAGAGACGTGGAAGTCCCTGTGGGGGTTACTTTGATTGTGGTTCCGGATACTCGCCTGGCTTTGGCCACCCTGGCTTGTGCTTTCTATGATTATCCTGCGGGCAAGTTAAATTTGATTGGGGTGACCGGAACTAACGGGAAAACCTCCTTTACTTATTTAACGAGAGCCATATTTAGAAAAAAAGGAGCAAAGGTAGGCCTGGTGGGTACCATAGCCAATTTGATTGATGACAGGGCAATTCCAAGCCACCATACTACTCCCGAGGCTTCCGATCTTCAGGAGCTGTTTAGCCTGATGGCCCATGAAGGAGTAAGCCATGCTGTGATGGAGGTTTCCTCCCATGCCTTAGAATTAAATAGGGTGGCGGGAACAGAATTCGATGTAGCGGTTTTTACTAATTTAACCCAGGACCACTTGGATTTTCATCCCGATATGCACTCCTACCTGGAAGCGAAAGCGAAATTGTTTAGAAGTCTTGGTCCCGGTAGCAAAGAACGCTCTAAATATGCGGTTCTAAATCTGGATGATCCCAATTCAGCCTACCTGGCCGGACAAACTCAAGTTTCCGTTGTCTCCTATGGGCTTACCGCAGGAGCAATGTACAGGGCAAGGGACATCGAAATCAGAATGGACGGTACAGCTTATACCCTTGATTATCCTCATGGTTCGTTCAGGCTGAATTTGCAGCTGGCAGGAAAATTCAGCGTTTACAATTCCTTAGCCGCCTGTGCTGTAGGTTTGGAAGAAGGGTTGGAGCCCCAACTTGTACAAGAGGCTTTGGAGGAAATGGAAGGCGTGCCGGGTCGTTTTCAGTTGGTGAATTGTGGACAGGACTTTGCAGTAGTTGTTGATTATGCCCATACCCCGGACAGCCTGGAAAATGTACTGAAAACTGCCAGGCAAGTTACTGCCGGGCGGGTGATTACGGTTTTTGGCTGCGGTGGGGACAGAGACCGCTCAAAAAGGCCGATCATGGGGGAAAAAGCGGGAGAACTTAGCGATTACTGCATTATCACCTCCGATAACCCCAGAAGTGAAGAGCCCAGGGCAATTATTGCTGACATAGAACCGGGTGTAATTAGGGCCCAGGGGAAATACCAGGTAGTTGTAGACCGTAGAGAAGCTATTGCAGCTGCCATAAGTCTTGCCCGGCCTGGAGACGTGATTGTGATTGCAGGAAAAGGGCATGAAAGCTACCAAATCATTGGCGACAATGTTTTGCCTTTCGATGACGTGGCTGTTGCCCGGGAAATCTTAACAAAGTAA
- a CDS encoding cell division protein FtsL: MLVVPKKYEYTYEPVIALPQTPKNRQIPVKAKMGIMLLIICAFVTGLALTSRVALFTQKGYQITKLKKEIQSLQTANERLKLEIDQLKSLDRIEKIAVNDLGMTEPTVEDMEFVPVQEPVRVAAKADDQQTAVRVSEPRPGILALIAKRISSFFVGMVEASEL, from the coding sequence TTGTTAGTAGTTCCAAAGAAATACGAATATACTTATGAGCCCGTGATTGCTCTGCCTCAAACCCCCAAAAATAGGCAAATCCCGGTTAAAGCTAAAATGGGAATAATGCTCCTTATTATTTGTGCTTTTGTAACCGGCTTGGCTCTCACCTCCCGGGTAGCGTTATTTACCCAGAAAGGATACCAAATAACTAAGTTGAAAAAGGAAATTCAGTCTTTGCAAACTGCTAATGAAAGGCTAAAATTAGAAATAGATCAGCTGAAGTCATTGGATAGGATTGAAAAGATAGCTGTAAACGATCTGGGTATGACTGAACCTACGGTTGAGGATATGGAGTTTGTACCTGTACAAGAACCTGTTCGGGTGGCTGCCAAAGCTGACGATCAGCAAACGGCTGTCCGGGTAAGCGAACCGAGACCGGGTATTTTAGCGCTCATTGCCAAAAGGATTTCTTCTTTTTTTGTGGGGATGGTAGAAGCTTCAGAGCTATAG
- a CDS encoding stage V sporulation protein D encodes MNTNLVVRKRIAGLFLIIAGILFLLILRLGWLQFVRGEELQEKAVVNRLRQVPVEAKRGVIYDRNGKELAVSISTDSVGAFPAEVKHADAKNPGTAEKIAAQLASILDMPQDKVYQLITKNSSFVWVKRKIGFEAGPKIKQLELPGIEVYEESQRYYPNGTLAAHILGFAGIDNQGLEGLEVTYDEELRGKRGKIVIEFDATGRAIPEAVHKYIPPVDGHNLVLTIDETIQYIVERELDRVMAEKQAKSATIIVMDPKTGGILALGSRPTYNPNNYKEFPQQNWRNIATSNAYEPGSTFKIITAAAAMEEAVVKPEDRFYDPGYIKVGKETIKCWRSYKPHGSQSFVEGVQNSCNPVFVELGLRLEEKEKGLFYDYVKAFGFGQKTGIQLRGEAKGIMIPEEKLKLINVATIAMGQSIAVTPLQLVRAVSAVANGGKLMQPQLVKEIRDKDGNLVEAIEPVVEKQVLSEQTAKKLAEILEGVVSEGTGRNAYIPGFRVGGKTGTAQKPGPGGYMQGKYVASFIGLAPVNDPQVVALVVVDEPQGVYYGGQVAAPVFKRVVEDTLRYLGVTPQYNAQAEHGAKQEEGRLSTVPDLVGLPVIQAEKVAKAAGLTPAVQGEGPYVVKQTPKSGAKVKPGTKAILYAGERQGDNEQLKVPDVTGLRISEAARLLEALGLEMIPVGSGVAVEQEPIPATLVPQGTKVKVRFREEQTVETIGP; translated from the coding sequence ATGAATACAAACCTAGTAGTTAGGAAAAGAATAGCCGGGCTCTTTTTAATAATAGCCGGTATTCTTTTTTTGCTTATTTTACGCCTTGGCTGGCTGCAGTTTGTGCGCGGAGAAGAACTGCAGGAAAAAGCTGTGGTTAACCGTCTTCGGCAGGTTCCTGTGGAAGCGAAAAGGGGTGTAATATATGATCGCAACGGCAAGGAACTGGCAGTCAGCATCAGTACCGACTCTGTAGGCGCATTTCCGGCAGAAGTCAAACATGCTGATGCTAAAAACCCTGGAACAGCGGAAAAGATTGCGGCGCAATTGGCTAGTATTTTAGACATGCCTCAAGATAAAGTATACCAGTTGATTACCAAAAACAGTTCTTTTGTCTGGGTGAAACGCAAAATCGGTTTCGAAGCCGGTCCGAAAATAAAGCAACTGGAACTTCCGGGTATTGAAGTCTATGAAGAAAGCCAGCGCTATTATCCAAACGGCACCCTGGCCGCCCATATTTTGGGTTTTGCCGGGATAGACAACCAAGGCCTGGAGGGTTTGGAAGTAACTTACGACGAGGAACTGCGGGGCAAGAGAGGCAAAATAGTTATTGAATTTGACGCCACCGGGCGAGCAATTCCTGAAGCAGTACATAAATACATCCCTCCGGTGGATGGTCACAACCTCGTGCTAACTATTGATGAGACCATCCAGTATATCGTGGAACGGGAACTGGACCGGGTTATGGCGGAAAAACAGGCTAAAAGCGCTACCATTATCGTCATGGATCCAAAAACAGGGGGTATACTGGCTTTAGGCAGTAGGCCTACCTATAATCCAAACAACTATAAGGAGTTCCCGCAGCAGAATTGGCGCAATATAGCCACGTCCAATGCCTACGAACCCGGTTCAACTTTTAAAATAATTACGGCTGCTGCAGCTATGGAAGAGGCGGTTGTTAAGCCGGAAGACCGCTTTTATGATCCGGGCTATATTAAAGTAGGCAAAGAGACCATTAAATGCTGGAGGTCGTATAAACCCCACGGGAGCCAGAGCTTTGTGGAAGGCGTGCAGAATTCCTGTAACCCGGTATTTGTGGAGTTGGGCCTACGGTTGGAAGAAAAGGAAAAAGGACTGTTCTACGATTATGTAAAAGCTTTTGGTTTCGGTCAAAAAACCGGTATTCAGCTCAGAGGGGAAGCCAAAGGGATCATGATCCCTGAAGAAAAACTTAAATTAATCAACGTGGCTACTATTGCCATGGGTCAGTCCATAGCAGTAACTCCTTTGCAGTTAGTAAGGGCTGTCTCGGCAGTGGCTAACGGTGGAAAGTTGATGCAACCCCAGCTGGTAAAAGAAATCAGGGATAAGGACGGCAATTTGGTGGAGGCCATTGAACCGGTTGTAGAAAAGCAGGTTCTTTCCGAACAGACAGCAAAAAAATTGGCTGAAATTTTAGAAGGAGTCGTCAGTGAAGGCACCGGCAGAAACGCCTATATTCCCGGCTTCAGGGTAGGCGGCAAAACAGGGACTGCCCAAAAACCAGGCCCCGGAGGGTACATGCAGGGCAAGTACGTAGCCTCGTTTATCGGCCTTGCCCCTGTAAATGACCCGCAGGTGGTTGCTTTGGTTGTGGTTGACGAGCCTCAAGGCGTATATTATGGCGGACAGGTTGCGGCACCTGTGTTTAAACGGGTGGTGGAAGATACCCTGCGCTACCTGGGCGTTACCCCCCAATATAATGCACAAGCTGAGCATGGTGCGAAACAAGAAGAGGGTAGACTTTCAACAGTTCCTGATTTGGTAGGTTTACCTGTTATTCAAGCTGAAAAAGTGGCAAAGGCTGCCGGATTAACGCCGGCGGTCCAGGGCGAGGGACCGTACGTTGTCAAACAAACTCCCAAAAGCGGCGCAAAAGTAAAACCAGGGACAAAAGCTATTCTCTATGCGGGTGAGCGGCAGGGAGATAATGAACAATTAAAAGTTCCTGACGTTACAGGCCTGAGGATCTCCGAAGCAGCAAGGCTTTTGGAAGCTTTGGGACTGGAAATGATCCCGGTAGGCAGCGGCGTAGCGGTGGAACAAGAGCCGATACCAGCCACTCTGGTGCCACAAGGGACTAAAGTCAAAGTCAGGTTCAGGGAAGAACAAACAGTGGAAACTATAGGTCCATAG
- the rsmH gene encoding 16S rRNA (cytosine(1402)-N(4))-methyltransferase RsmH, which yields MEFHHVPVLLKETLELLAVKPDGIYVDCTLGGGGHSEAILKKLEAKGLLIGIDQDKDAINATSQRLAVYGSKFKAVHANYSQLARILAAHDVRGIDGVLFDLGVSSYQLDAGERGFSYMHDAPLDMRMDRSRNTSAKELVNCLSEEELARVIWEYGEERWAKRIAQFIIQKRKQAPIETTGQLVEVIKAAIPAGARREGPHPAKRTFQALRIAVNQELEVLKNTIEQAVHFLHPGGRIAIITFHSLEDRIVKEIFRKLARGCTCPPGFPVCVCGKEPVIDILTKKPVVASPLELKVNPRARSAKLRAAVKR from the coding sequence ATGGAATTTCATCATGTTCCTGTACTTTTAAAAGAAACTCTTGAGCTATTAGCTGTCAAACCCGACGGAATTTATGTAGACTGCACTTTAGGCGGAGGAGGGCATAGTGAGGCAATCCTGAAAAAACTTGAGGCAAAAGGTCTCTTGATCGGCATAGATCAGGATAAGGACGCCATCAACGCAACCAGTCAACGCTTGGCGGTTTACGGCAGCAAATTTAAGGCCGTACATGCTAATTACAGCCAATTAGCAAGGATTTTAGCCGCACATGATGTCCGGGGAATAGACGGAGTGTTATTCGATTTGGGAGTTTCTTCCTACCAGCTTGATGCGGGTGAAAGAGGCTTCAGTTATATGCATGATGCACCTTTGGATATGCGGATGGACAGGTCTCGTAACACCAGTGCCAAAGAGCTGGTCAACTGCTTATCCGAAGAAGAATTAGCCCGGGTTATCTGGGAATATGGGGAAGAGCGCTGGGCTAAAAGGATTGCACAGTTTATAATCCAAAAAAGAAAGCAGGCGCCAATAGAAACTACCGGCCAACTGGTTGAAGTCATTAAAGCTGCGATTCCGGCAGGGGCTAGGAGAGAGGGTCCCCATCCTGCCAAAAGGACTTTCCAAGCTCTCCGGATTGCAGTCAATCAGGAACTGGAGGTGTTAAAAAATACTATAGAGCAAGCCGTTCATTTTTTGCATCCCGGCGGCAGGATAGCTATTATCACTTTTCATTCCCTGGAAGACCGCATTGTCAAAGAGATTTTTCGCAAATTAGCGAGAGGCTGTACATGTCCTCCTGGGTTTCCGGTTTGCGTTTGTGGTAAAGAGCCAGTTATCGACATTTTGACCAAAAAACCAGTGGTGGCATCACCTTTGGAACTGAAGGTAAATCCCAGAGCCCGTAGCGCTAAATTACGGGCTGCTGTCAAAAGATAA
- the mraZ gene encoding division/cell wall cluster transcriptional repressor MraZ yields MFMGEYQHSIDDKGRLIIPAKFREGLGDKFVMTKGLDNCLFIYPMGEWERLEQKLKALPFTKADARAFVRFFFSGATECELDKQGRVLVPQILREHASLDKDVVVIGVSSRVEVWSKEVWEKYCQDAKEDYETIAEKLADFDLEL; encoded by the coding sequence ATGTTCATGGGGGAATATCAACACTCCATAGATGACAAAGGACGCCTGATCATTCCAGCTAAATTCCGGGAAGGATTAGGTGATAAATTTGTGATGACCAAAGGGTTGGATAACTGCTTGTTTATATACCCCATGGGCGAGTGGGAAAGGTTGGAGCAGAAGTTAAAAGCTTTACCTTTTACGAAAGCTGATGCCAGGGCTTTTGTCCGCTTTTTCTTTTCCGGCGCTACAGAGTGCGAACTGGACAAACAGGGTAGAGTCCTGGTTCCCCAGATTCTGCGGGAACATGCCAGCCTGGATAAAGATGTGGTGGTCATTGGCGTTTCTTCACGGGTTGAAGTTTGGAGTAAGGAAGTTTGGGAAAAATACTGTCAGGATGCCAAAGAAGATTACGAAACTATCGCCGAAAAATTAGCTGATTTTGATCTTGAGCTCTAA
- a CDS encoding COG2426 family protein has protein sequence MTERLIALFSAVPVNWRVFFLAAIPVTELRAAIPLGLAWGVSPGENLLYAVLGNMLPVIPLLLLLEPVVKLLTQIPFFARIFAKLFARTRRHSEKIEKYGAIGLAIFVGVPAPGTGAWTGALLAFLFGIRFWYAFPAIAAGVLGAGIIVTIASLGIWQLAQKGTEYLIGAVLALSVWYIWRRLRK, from the coding sequence TTGACAGAACGTTTAATTGCGCTTTTTTCCGCGGTCCCTGTCAACTGGCGGGTATTCTTTTTAGCTGCCATACCCGTAACTGAACTGCGTGCTGCCATTCCTTTAGGACTGGCCTGGGGGGTTTCCCCCGGGGAAAATCTTTTATATGCTGTGCTAGGAAATATGTTGCCCGTAATCCCTTTGTTGCTTCTTTTGGAGCCTGTGGTAAAGCTGCTTACCCAAATACCTTTTTTTGCAAGGATTTTTGCCAAGCTTTTCGCCCGTACCAGAAGGCATTCAGAAAAAATAGAAAAGTATGGGGCTATCGGCTTAGCAATCTTTGTCGGGGTTCCCGCCCCGGGGACCGGAGCCTGGACTGGAGCACTCTTGGCTTTCCTTTTTGGCATTCGTTTCTGGTATGCGTTTCCGGCTATTGCCGCTGGGGTATTGGGCGCGGGTATAATTGTAACTATAGCCAGCTTAGGCATTTGGCAACTGGCTCAAAAGGGAACGGAGTACCTGATTGGCGCAGTGCTGGCGCTCTCCGTCTGGTATATTTGGCGGAGACTGCGCAAATAG